In Patescibacteria group bacterium, the genomic window GCTGGTCCGAATATAAAATAATCAAAGAAAAATATAAGGACATGTTTAAAGTCATATCAGTCCACGCGTCGCCCGACGCAAGGTTTCGGCGCCTGGCCAAGAGAAAAAACTGGCGGCCGATAAAGGACCAAAAGACTTTTAAAACCCGCGACTGGACCGAGATCGAAAATATTGAAAAAGGCGGACCGATTGCTATTGCCGATTATATGATTGTAAATGAAGGCAGTAAGGAAGAATTAAATAAGAAGATTTATCAGATTGTAAAAAAAGAGAAAATCGGCTAGGATTTCCAAATAACGCGCGATCCGGGCGTATTGCGGCCGGGATACGCGGTCCGAATATGAAAGGAACATTCATTGTAATTTACGGCGTAAATAACCTGGGAAAAACGACCCAGGCGAAGATGCTCGCGGACAGGATTAACGGCGAGGGAAAGAAATCCGCCGCCATCAAGTATCCCCGGTATGAAGTTGAGCCGGCCGGAAAATTATTAAACGAATATTTTCGTTCCGGCAACCCGTACAAATTTTCGCCGCGGGAATTGCAATTATTAAACTACATCGACCGCCTAATAAACCAGCCGGTTTTATATGAGTCGCTCCGGAGAGGAATTAACGTAGTAGCCGAAGATTATTTCGGGACTTCCATCGCCTGGGGGATAGCCGCCGGCGTTGACGAGAGTTTGCTAAAATACCTTAAAAAATTTATTCTGCCGGAGGATGCGGCCATACTCTTAGACGGCGAAAGGTTTAAGGAAGCGAAAGAAGCCGGCCATAAGCATGAAGAAAATGAGGAGCTTATTAAAAGAGCGCGGGAGGCGCATTTGCAATTAGCTAAAGAATATGGTTGGATTAAGATTGAGGCCAACCAAAGCGTTGACGCGGTGCATGAGCAAATTTGGAAAATAGTGAAGGATAAAATTTAAAGGTTTTAGTGAAAATTTGAATGATAAAATTATGGAATACGATATAGTCATCGGCCTGGAAATCCACGCCGAACTGAAAACCAAGTCAAAAATGTTTTGTTCCTGTGATAATGATTCGCAGGGCAAAGAGCCGAATACGGCCGTATGCCCGATCTGCATGGCTCATCCGGGAACTCTGCCGGTTCCGAACCGGGAAGCTATCGAATGGACTTTGCTTTTGGGTCTCGCGTTAAACGGAAAAATAAATGAGCTTTCCAAATTCGACCGCAAAAATTATTTTTATCCCGATCTTCCCAAAGGCTATCAAATATCGCAATACGATTTACCGTTCGTGCACAGCGCCCATCTTGATTTAAACGGCGACAAAATTGAAATTACGCGGATCCATCTTGAGGAGGATACCGGAAAGCTTTTGCATCCGGCGGGCAAAGGCACTTTGGTTGATTTTAACCGGGCCGGCACCCCTTTAATCGAGATGGTTACCGAACCGGTAATCCATTCGGCGGAAACGGCGAAAAAATTCAGTACGGTTTACCAGCAGGTCTTGCGCTACCTTGATATTTCGAATGCCGACATGGAAAAAGGAGAGATGCGCTGCGAGGCGAACGTAAGCATCCAAGAAAAAGGAAAATGGGAGCGCGACGGCCAGGGGGGCATCCGCGCCAAAGGCGAATATAAATTAAATCCGAAAGTGGAACTGAAAAATATCAATTCTTTCCGCGCCATGGAAAGGGCTATTGATTATGAAGTCGGGCGGCAGACTAAGGCGATTAAAGAGGGAGAGAAGCTCCTGCAAGAAACCCTCGGGTGGGATGAAAACAAGCAGGCAACTTTTTCCCAGCGCGTAAAAGAAACCTCGGCTGACTACCGCTATTTTCCCGAGCCGGACATTCCGCCGATTAAAATCGACGCCAAATGGATAGGAGAAATTAAATCCCGGCTAATTGAACTGCCGATGGAAAAGAAAAAACGGTTTATGGCTGAATATGATTTGTCCGATTACGACGCCGACATATTGGTGAGCGAAAAAGCTTTGGCCGGTTATGCCGAAGAGGTGATTTCGGAACTTCGGGCCTGGATAATTGCCCTTGGCGACAATTGGGAAAGGCAAAAGAAAAAATTAGCTAAAATTACATCAAATTGGCTGATTAGTGAATTATTTAAACATCTAAAAGAAGACAGCTTATCGATAAAAGATATAAAAATCACTCCGGAAAATTTTGCCGAACTGTTGAGCCTGGTTTATGAAGACAAAATAAACAGTTCAGCCGCCCAGCAAATTCTTCAGGTGATGTACAAAAAAGGAGGCGACCCGACGGATATAATGGCGGAACTCGGGCTTGAGCAGATGGATGATACGGCCGAACTGGAAAAAGCGATTAAGGATGTTTTAGCGAAAAATTCTAAGCAGGTTAGCGAGTACAAGGCCGGGAAAGAAGGCGTCCTCCAGTTTTTAGTCGGCCAGGTGATGGCCGCCACCAAAGGCAAGGCTAATCCTAAGAAGGTGCAGGAAATTATGAAAAAATTAATTAACTCATAATTTTAAAAAATATGATTGGACAAGGAACTCCAGACAAAATTATTAGACAAACAGAAGCCGGGATGGAAGCGATTGGCGGGCTGCAGGAGCAGGTAAAGGAAGCGGTAAAGGAAACTGGACATGATGAAGAAATCGCGGAAAGATTAAATGACGCTTTCACCTGGCTGGCTGGCGAAGGCATGATAGACCCTTATACAAAGCTGGACGAAGCTTTGGCGCCAAACATCATGGCTATGGCCGCTAAAGAGAATGACACGGAAAGGTTAGCGTGAAAAATTAAGGACGCGCTTACCAGACGGGAATTTAGCGAAGCCGCCTAAGAATTTTAAAAATAAAAGAGCCCTGCGAACCAGGGCTCTTTTGATACAGTAAATTCGAAGCATTTATTTCAAAAATTTACCTGCCAGCTTTTCGGCCTCGCTTATTTTGGTTATCCAATTAATCTTTCTTCCCTGCCTCTCCCAGCGGTGGTACCAGCTCATTTGCTTTTTCGCGTACTGCTTTATAGCTATAAATAGACGCTCCAGCATTTCTTCATACTCCATTTTTTCCTGCAGGTACAAAGCAATGTGCTTATACTCAAGCCCAAAACTTTCCAAACGCTTCCAGCTGACGCCCGCGTTATTCAATTTTTCGACTTCCCTAATCATATCTTCCTCTTCAAGCCTATGGATTAGCCTTTTATAAATCCTCTTAAATAGCACCTCTCTCGGGACTTCTAAGCCGATAATTAAAAATTCGTAATTGCTTTTTTTAGGTTCCGGCCGGCTGATTTTTTCCTTGGCCCCGTAAATTTCAATATAGCGGATCAGGCGCCGCTTATTTTTTTTATCGCTATCATGGATTTTAGCGGCAAACTTAGGATTCAATTCGCTTAGCATAAAATAAAGCTGGTCAAAGTTTTTTTTCTCCAGTTCGCTTCGCAGTTTCTTGTCCGGTTTAACCCGCGGCAAATTGTAGCCGTCAACAATGGCTTGCAAATAAAGGCCCGTACCGCCGGCTACAATTGGCGTTTTTCCCCGGCTAAGGACACGGGCGATAGCTTCCGAAGCCAACTCCTGGTATTTAGACAAGTCAAAATCTTTTTTCGGGTCAACTATATCGATTAAGTGATACGGTGCTTTAACTGTTTTCCCTTTCTCTTTATATTCATATTCCGCTAAATCCTTTCCGGTGCCAATATCCATGCCTTTATATACTTGCCTAGAATCAGCCGAAATAATCTCCCCGTTGAATTTGCGCGCCAATTTAACCGCTAAGCCGGTTTTCCCCGAAGACGTCGGGCCGAGGATGACGATTATTTTTTTATTTTTTTCAGTCATTTGTGGATGAGAAAGCGTTAAAAATATAATACATTTGTAATTTTTCTACTTCTCTAATATTAGACATTTTTTAGGGTATTGACAAGGGATATATATTTGTTATACTAATAATGTTAAGTACGGAATCTATCAGAACTTCCAAAGTCCGAAACCCTAACGGGAATCGGGCTTTTTGTTTTGTCGAAAAATCTGGTATAATTTTTCCGTGGAGTTAAGGGGCCACCTCATGGCGAGGATTCCGTACTTAACATTCGGATAGAGGGGTTCGATACCCCTTGGCTCCACTTCATAATCCATCTCAAGCGGAGGTGGTTTTTGATTGTGCTTCGTATCTGGCAATCTGCAATGAGTAATTTATCATCCATGAATCCATTGAAGCTACATTAATAATATCACGCTTTGGCTTAGATTAGCAATTATTGGCTAGACTATCTTTCCGTCTAACCCGAAATCACGCGCTTTGGTTATTTTAACCGGGACGAAATGGCCGGTTAAATCCTTATCTCTGGTAGGGCTGAATTTTACTACTTTATACGTCTCGGTTTTGCCGTAAAATTGGCCTTTTTTAGTTTTACCTTCGACGAGCACTTTAACCACGCGGCCGACGTATTTTTTATTATTGGCGAGAGCGGTGTGGCGTAATATTTTCATGAGCTCCTCTTCCCTTCTTTTCTTTTCGCTCTTCGGCACATTATCTTCCCTCTTTGCCGCTATTGTTCCCGGGCGGGGGCTGTATTGGGAGATATAGGCTAAATCGAATTTCAAATCTTTAAACAGTTTAGACGTGTTTTGAAATTGTTTTTTAGTTTCGCCGGGAAAGCCGACGATTATGTCAGTCGATAACGAGGCTGGCAAACTGTCCGGCGTTTGGCAGGCCTTCATGGCTTTATTAATTAGTTTTCTGTAGCGCGCGATCGAATAGCGCCGGTTCATAGCTTTTAGTATTTCATTATCGCCGGACTGGACCGGAAGGTGGATGTGTTTACAGATTTTCTTGCCACGGGCAATCGTGTTTACGAGCTCATCTGATATGTCTTTTGGGTGCGAGGTAGAAAAACGAATCCAAAAATCACCAGGAATATTATT contains:
- a CDS encoding AAA family ATPase: MKKKKIYAIVGMAGSGKSEVINYLQKKYGWPKVYFGEITFDEIKRRGIKWDYKNERIIREALRKKGGMGVYAKMSLPKISKALSKSPVVLIESLYSWSEYKIIKEKYKDMFKVISVHASPDARFRRLAKRKNWRPIKDQKTFKTRDWTEIENIEKGGPIAIADYMIVNEGSKEELNKKIYQIVKKEKIG
- the gatB gene encoding Asp-tRNA(Asn)/Glu-tRNA(Gln) amidotransferase subunit GatB, with translation MEYDIVIGLEIHAELKTKSKMFCSCDNDSQGKEPNTAVCPICMAHPGTLPVPNREAIEWTLLLGLALNGKINELSKFDRKNYFYPDLPKGYQISQYDLPFVHSAHLDLNGDKIEITRIHLEEDTGKLLHPAGKGTLVDFNRAGTPLIEMVTEPVIHSAETAKKFSTVYQQVLRYLDISNADMEKGEMRCEANVSIQEKGKWERDGQGGIRAKGEYKLNPKVELKNINSFRAMERAIDYEVGRQTKAIKEGEKLLQETLGWDENKQATFSQRVKETSADYRYFPEPDIPPIKIDAKWIGEIKSRLIELPMEKKKRFMAEYDLSDYDADILVSEKALAGYAEEVISELRAWIIALGDNWERQKKKLAKITSNWLISELFKHLKEDSLSIKDIKITPENFAELLSLVYEDKINSSAAQQILQVMYKKGGDPTDIMAELGLEQMDDTAELEKAIKDVLAKNSKQVSEYKAGKEGVLQFLVGQVMAATKGKANPKKVQEIMKKLINS
- the miaA gene encoding tRNA (adenosine(37)-N6)-dimethylallyltransferase MiaA; this translates as MTEKNKKIIVILGPTSSGKTGLAVKLARKFNGEIISADSRQVYKGMDIGTGKDLAEYEYKEKGKTVKAPYHLIDIVDPKKDFDLSKYQELASEAIARVLSRGKTPIVAGGTGLYLQAIVDGYNLPRVKPDKKLRSELEKKNFDQLYFMLSELNPKFAAKIHDSDKKNKRRLIRYIEIYGAKEKISRPEPKKSNYEFLIIGLEVPREVLFKRIYKRLIHRLEEEDMIREVEKLNNAGVSWKRLESFGLEYKHIALYLQEKMEYEEMLERLFIAIKQYAKKQMSWYHRWERQGRKINWITKISEAEKLAGKFLK
- the miaB gene encoding tRNA (N6-isopentenyl adenosine(37)-C2)-methylthiotransferase MiaB encodes the protein MKGKSYHIITIGCQMNKSDSERIAAYLENLGFKYSKDQFKASLVVLTTCAVRQSAEDRIYGLIPRIKEHNPKAKIILTGCLALRQDVIKRLKKKVDLFIPVSKIYNLEKWLKGKKILPATKDQLDCAYLKIKPKYSSRVCAFIPIGNGCNNFCSYCVVPYARGREVYRPAKDIIKEVKSLINKGYKEINLIAQNVNSYRDPKNPSHTFPALLRAINNIPGDFWIRFSTSHPKDISDELVNTIARGKKICKHIHLPVQSGDNEILKAMNRRYSIARYRKLINKAMKACQTPDSLPASLSTDIIVGFPGETKKQFQNTSKLFKDLKFDLAYISQYSPRPGTIAAKREDNVPKSEKKRREEELMKILRHTALANNKKYVGRVVKVLVEGKTKKGQFYGKTETYKVVKFSPTRDKDLTGHFVPVKITKARDFGLDGKIV